Below is a genomic region from Catenuloplanes atrovinosus.
GCTACCGGTTCGACCCGGACTACACCGCGTCCGTGGTGCGCGCCGCGCTGGACGCCGGCGCCGAGGTCGTGGTCATGTGCGACACGAACGGCGGCATGCTCCCGTCCCGGGTCACCGCCGCGATCTCGGACCTCACCGCCCGGCTCGGCATCGGCGCCGCCCGGCTCGGCATCCACTGCCAGAACGACACCTCCTGCGCGGTCGCGAACACGATCGCCGCGGTCGAGGCCGGCGTGAAGCACTTCCAGTGCACCGCCAACGGCTACGGCGAGCGCCCCGGCAACGCCGACCTGTTCGCCGTGGTCAGCAACCTGCAACTCAAGCTCGGGCTGCCGGTCCTACCGGACGGCTGCCTGGAGAAGGCGGTGCGCGTCGCGCACGGCATCGCCGAGATCGCCAACATCGCCCCCGACACCCACCAGGCCTACGTCGGGGCCGCCGCCTTCGCCCACAAGGCGGGGCTGCACGCGAGCGCGATCAAAGTGGACCCGGTGCTCTACAACCACGTCGACCCGGCCGTGGTCGGCAACGACATGCGCATCCTGGTCACCGAGATGGCCGGCCGGGCCAGCATCGAGCTCAAGTCACGCGAGCTCGGTGTCGACCTGGCCGGCCAGCCGGAGGCGCTGTCCCGGGTCACCAAGCGGGTCAAGGAACTGGAGGCGGACGGCTGGAGTTTCGAGGCCGCCGACGCCTCGTTCGAGCTGCTGGTCCGCTCCGAACTCCCCGGCGCCGAGCCGGCCCGCCCGTTCTCCCTCGAGTCGTACCGGGTGATCGTCGAACACCGCGAGGACGGCGCGGTCATCTCCGAGGCCACCGTGAAACTCCGCGTCGGCGACCGCCGGGTGATCGCCACCGCCGAGGGCAACGGCCCGGTCAACGCGCTCGACGAGGCACTGCGCCAGGCCCTGTCCGCCCACTACCCCGCGCTGGCCACGTTCGAGCTCGCCGACTACAAGGTCCGCATCCTGGAGGGCTCCCACGGCACCTCCGCCGTCACCCGCGTCCTGGTCGGCACCAAGGCCGCCGCCGACGGCGGCTGGACCACGGTCGGCGTCCACGAGAACGTCGTCGAGGCCTCCTGGCACGCCCTCGTCGACGCCCTCACCTACGGCGTCAACCACGCCACCGCGTCACTCACCCGCTGACGATCGCTCCACCGCTTCCGGCGCGGCCCGGTTCCGCACGTCCCGCAGACACCGCGCCGCTCCGGAAGCGGTCCCGCACCCGCTTTCCGCTTCCGGCGTGGCTGGATTCCGCGTCTCCCGGTGGCGCTGTGCAGGCTCCGGGACGAACGACCCGGACCCCGATTCTCCGCTTCCGGCGTGGCTGAGTTCCGCACGTTCCCGTGGGCGCCGTGCCGGCTCCTGGGACAACGACCCCGGCCCCGGTTTTCCCGCTTCCGGCGTGGTCGCGGTCCGCATGCTCCCGCGGGCAAACCTCGCCGCGGGCTCCGACTCCGCTGGCGCTCCGCTCCGCTCGCGGCGACGGAGCCGGTTCCGGCGTGGCCGGGAAAACCCACGGGCCGACGCCGTGGGCCGGGCCACGTCACGCGTGGCGGCCGCTCCGCTAGCGGAACGCCGCCACGCGAACCGCCCGCCGCCTCTGTGCGGGCTCCGTTCCGCGGAACGGAGCCCGCACATATCGCGGCCGGCGAGTACCGGTTCCGCGTTCCCCGCCGGGAAGGCAGGGTCGCGCGGGCCGGCGCCCACGCGGTCCGCTCACTTTGTGAGGCTCAGGCACGTTATTCGGCGCGAATTACGTGCCTGAGCCTCACAAAGCCACAGTGGACGATCATCTGCTGCCCTCGATATGCCGAAATTTCGGGCGCGGAGCGCCCGAAGCAGGGCCAATCGCGGACCGGCACTTAGCCCGGGGGATTGGGACTAGCGGAGATCAGGGCCCGGCGGTGCCAAGACCGGGCCCGGGGCCGGGCCGGGACCGGGCCGGAACCGGGGCCGGGCCGGAAGCCGGGCCGGGGCCCGAAGCCGGGCCGGGGCCGGGCCGGAAGCGGGGCCGCGGCCGGGGCCGGGCCGGAAGCGGGGCCGGTCTTGGCACCGCCCCCGGCGCCGCTACCCCGCGCGCGGCAGGGACAGTTCCGCGAAGACCGGGCGGTGGTCGGAGCCCGGCAGGTCCAAAATTTCCATGGACTCCACCCGGATGCGTTCGTCGACCAGCACATGGTCCAGTTGGACCGGGGGGATCGGGGAGCCGTCGTACGGCCAGGTGCCGGTCAGGCCCTTGCCGGTGGCGTCGGCCGCGTCGCGGTAGCCGGAGGCGATCAGGTCGCGCAGTGGGGAGTGGTCCAGCGTGGAGTTGAAGTCGCCGAGCAGGATCCGTGGCGGGCCGTCCGGCGTGGCGCGGGGCTCGTTGTGCAGGTCCACGCGCCAGTCGTCCAGCACCGGCGCGCCCCAGGGTGCCATCGGGTGCACGGACTCGGCCACCACCGGTACGGCGCCGGGCACGGTCAGCGTGCCGTACGCCTGGGTGAATTCTGACGGGTGCTCGCGTACCCCGGCGTCGGTCATCGGATACCGGGAGTAGAGCGCGGACCCGGCCGCCGAGAAGATCGGGTTGAGTTGCCGGTACGGCAGGATCGCCGCCAGCCCGCGCGACTCCAGGCCCGCCTCCACCTCCGGAGTGAACTCCTGGATCGCCAGCACGTCCACCTGGTGCCCGCGGATCAGCTCCATCAGCGCGTCCAGGTCGGCGCCGCCGCCGAGCACGTTCGTGGCCATCACGCGCAGCGCGGGGCCGCCGCCCGCGCCGCGGTCCGGGTCGGGCAGCGCGCGGGGCAGCACCATCGCGGTGAGCGCCACCGCGGCCAGCACCGCGAGGCCGGCCGCCCACCAACGGCGCAGCGCCAGCGTGAGCGCGGCGACGACCAGGGTGCCGCCGGTGACGTACGGCGTGAACGCGATCAGCTGGATGATCGGCCCGTAGTCGAGGCCGAGCGCGCGCACCAGCGCCCACACCGCGCACGGTACCGCCGCGACCCAGCAGAGCGTGGTCAGCAGCGAGGTCTTCCGGGAAAGATCCACACTCATGTCCGGGACGGTATCGGCGCGGGGCACAGGTCCGCCACGAAACGCCGGTGTGCGTAATGCGACGCAACGATCGCCGCGCGCGGAACGTCAGCCGGCCAGCGCGCGCACCCGCGCGACCAGGTCGGCCAGCGCGAACGGCTTGCTGAGGTACGCCGCCTCGCCGGGACGCTGCTCCGGGCTCTGCCGCGCGGTGAGGAACAGCACCGCGGGCGGCGCCTCCGACGCGCGCATCTCGTCCGCGACGCCCGGCACGGTCAGGCCGAGCACCACCACGTCCGGGCGGGCGGAGGCGGCCGCGGCGACCGCGCGTACCCGGTCCGGCGCGGTGAGCACCTCGAAACCGGCGGCGCGCAGCGTCATCGAGAGCAGCCGCCGGACGTTCGCGTCGTCGTCGGCCACCAGGACCCGGCCGGACGCGCCGGCCCGTGCGTCTGCTGTGGAGCCCATGCGAGGGACCCTGTCAAACGAGGCTGCGGTGGTGATGAAGCCATGCTGAGAGACGGCTGTGAGGGGTGGGAACCGGGCCGGTTCCCACCCCGCACGGGTGAATCAGGCGTCGACGACCTCACCCAGACCGGTGGCGACCAGGTCGTCGCGGATCAGCGCCGCGTCGCCCTCCACCACCATGGTCAGGCCCTCCGGGTGCAGGTGCGTGGCCGCGGCCGCGGAGACCTCGTCCACGGTGGCGGAGAGCAGCGACTCGCGCAGCCGCGGGTAGTAGTCGTCCGGCAGCCCGTGCACGACCAGCGTGGTCAGCGCGCCGGCGATCGCGCCCGGCGTCTGCATCTCCACCGAGAGCTGCCCGGCCCGCCAGGAGCGCGCCACCGCCAGTTCGTCCTCGGTGACGCCGCCGGACCGGGTACGGGACATCTCGCCGATCGTGTCGACCAGCGCCGGGGCGGTGAACTTCGTCTGCACGCCCGCGCTGATCAGCAGCCGCCCGAAGCGCCGGGCCAGCCCGAAGTCGCCGCGGATGCCGTACGTGTACCCGCGCACCTCCCGGATCAGGTGGTTCAGCCGGGACGTGAACGCGCCGCCGAGCACCGTGCCGGTGAGCGTCATCGGCACGTAGTCCGGGTGCGCGCGGTGCGGCGCCCGGTGCCCGAGCCGCAGCGTGGACTGCACCGAGCCGGGCCGGTCCACCAGCAGGATGCGCCGCGAGTCCGCGACCGGAACGTCCAGCGGCCCGTCCGAGGAGAACGGCGCCGGCGTGGTGCCGGCGAACGCGGTCGCGGCCAGTGCGTCCAGGTCGAGCACGTCCAGGTCGCCGACCACGATCAGCACGCCGGGCCGGGTCAGCCAGGTGCGGTGGAACGCCAGCACGTCGTCCACGGTCACGGCCGCGACCGACTCCGGGTCGCCGTGCAGCGGCCGGCCGTAGCGGTGGCCCGCGCCGAACAGGTCCGCGCGCAGCGCCGCGTCCGCGCGCGGGCCGGGCGAGGCCCAGTCCATCTTCAGGCCGGTGACCTCGTCGTCGCGGACCCGCTCCACGTCCTCCGGGCGCAGCGCGGGCGTGCGGGCCGCCTCCGCGACCAGCTCCAGCGCGCGCGGCAGCAGGTGTGCGGGCGCGGACGTGCCGACCAGGAACGTGTCCCAGTCGGCCGAGGTGGACAGCTCCGCGCCGAGCCCCTCCAGCGCCAGCGCGTACGCGGTGGCGTCCCGCGTGGCGGTGCCCTCCTCCAGCGCCTTGGCGACCACCGACGCGAGGCCCTCGCGGCCGGCCGGCTCGTGCCCGGCGCCGCCGTCGAGCAGCAGCGTCGCCACGGACAGCGCCTGCCCGGGCAGGTGCGCGGCGATCACCCGGCCGCCGGCGACCTCGCGCCGGACGATGCGGGGGAACACGTACGGCCGGGGCGCGCCGGTCCCCGGGCGCTCGGAAACCAGCGTCACTTGTCGTTCTCCTCTGCGGGCTCGGAAGGCAGGTAGACCAGCGTGACCCGGCTGCCCGCGGTCAGCGTGGCCGCCGCGGCGGCGAGCTCGTCGCGCGTGACGGAGAGCCAGGACGGCAGCTGGTCGCGGATGGCCGCCGGGTCGCCGAGCTGCGTGGCGTACCGGCCGAGGAGGTCGGAGCGGCCGCCCGCGGTGGAGACCTGGCGCCACCACTGCGTGGTGAGCAGCGCCTTGGCGCGCTCGATCTCCTCGTCCGTGATGTCGCCGGCGGCCAGCTCGTCGAGCACGCCGGTCAGGCCGGCCTCCAGCGCGTCCGCGTCCACGCCGTCCTTCGCGGTGGCCGAGACGATCAGCGGCGCGGGCGCGTGGGCCAGGTCCACGCCGTACGCGCCGACGTTGTCCGGCTGGGCGAGCCGCGCCTCGTCGACGAGCCGCCGGTAGAGGCGGCTGCCGCGGCCGTTGCCGAGCACGCCGGCCAGCACGGTGATCACGTCGTACTCCCGGGTGCCGAACGGCGCGGTGCGGTGCGACAGGTAGAACCGCGGCGCGGGCACGTCCGAGCGGACCACCTCGCGGGCCGGCTCGGGCAGGCCGCCGGGCAGCGCGGAGTCCGGCGGCGGCGGGACCTCGCCCGCCTCGATCGCGCCGAAGTACTTCTCCGCCAGCGCGAACACCTCGGCGGCGCCGGCGTCGCCGGTGACGGTCAGCACCGCGTTGTTCGGCCGGTAGTAGGTGGTGTGGAACGCCTGGAACGTGGCCAGGTCCGCCGCGTTCAGGTCCTCCATCGATCCGATCGTGGAGTGGTGGTACGGGTGGCCCGCCGGGTAGAGCAGCGGCAGCAGGCGCAGCCACGCGTCGCCGTAGGGCACGTTCTCGTACCGCTGGCGGCGCTCGTTCTTCACCACCTCGCGCTGGTTGTCCAGGGTCTCCTGGGTGAGCGCCGGCACCAGGCCGCCCATCCGGTCGGCCTCCAGCCAGAGCGCCAGCTCCAGGTGCTCGGCCGGCACGGTCTCGAAGTAGTTGGTCCGGTCCGGGTTCGTGGTGGCGTTGAGCGAGCCGCCGGAACCCTGGATCAGCTTCATGTGCTCGGTCTTCGCCACGTGCGCCGACCCCTCGAACATCAGGTGCTCGAAGAGGTGCGCGAAACCGGTCTGGCCCTCCGGCTCGTGGCGTGAACCGACGTCGTACCAGAGGTTCACGGCGACCACGGGTGCGGAGCGGTCCTCACTGACCACCACCCGCAGGCCGTTGCCCAGCCGGGTGGTCTCGATGGGCCACGGATATCCGGTGCCGGTTCCACCGGGCGCGTTCGCTGACGGCACGCAGCCTCCCTCTCACAGTCGGGGCAGGCTTCCCAGTATCCCCGCCGATCGTCCGTGGAGAGGGTCAACCGCCGGGGGTACGCGCAGGGCGTACCCCCGGGTGATCCTGGTCTCTAGACGCGGCCGTATCCGGCGCCCGCCCGGACCAGTGCGGGCACGGACGAGGGCGCGTCGAGCGTGTACGCGTAGTACGTGGACGGCTCGACCACGCTGCCGGACGTCTCCAGCGGGCCGGAGTTGACCAGCGTGTTGTTGCGCGCGACGGCCCGGCCGGGGCCGGAGTCGGCATAGCCGCTGGCGGAGAAGAGCGGGTACGGCACGTTCTCGAAGTAGTTGCCCTCCACCACCAGGCCGGCGTTCTCGGTGGACGCGGCGCCGTAGAGCTCGTTGTTCAGGAAGTAGTTGTTGTAGACGTGCACCGGCTCGCCGAAGCGCACGCGCGGGTGCCGCTGCCGGCTGTTGTCGAACCAGTTGTGGTGGATGCTCACCCTCAGGTGCCCCACGTCCGTGCCGGCCGCCCCGTCCGAGTGGCTGATCAGCATGCTCTTGTCCGAGTGGTCGAAGTGGTTCCACGAGACGGTGACGAAGTCGGCGCCGCGCACGACGTCGATCGACCCGTCCACGGCGTCACGGAACGTGTTGTGGTCGATCCAGACGTGGTGCGACTCCTGGCCGACGTTGATCGCGTCGTCCTCCGCGTTGGTGAACAGCAGGTTCCGGACGATCACGTTGTACGACCGGTAGAGGTCCAGGCCGCCGCCGTTGATCCGGCCGTTCGTACCGATGCCGATGATGGTCTTGTTCGGCCGGACGCCCTGCTTGCTGCTGATCTCGATGAGCCCGTTCACCTGGATGACCAGCGGGCCCACGGTGTCGATGTACTCCAGGAACTGGTCCGCGTGCGTCGCGGTGACGACGGTGCCGCCCGCGCCGCCGGTGGTGCCGGTGCCCAGCGAGGCGAAGCCGGTGGGCGCTGACTCGGCCGCGTGCGCGGCGCCCGGGAGCGCGAGGCCCGGTAGCGCGGCGGCGATCGGGGTGGCCGCGGCGGCGGTCAGAAGGGTGCGGCGTCGCATGGTCTGCCTCTCGGTCGGGTGACGGCACGGCGGTGCGCCGGGCCGATCCGCGGGTGGCAGACCCCTCGGTGTCTTCCGCGGGACGTTACGGGGCGCGACTGATAGATGTCAATCGATGAAAAGCCGATGCGTGGAATCCGTCTAGATCTTGCCCACGCCCGCGCCGGCGGAGACGATCGCGGGGACGTCGGCCGCCGGGTCGAGGCGGTACGAGTAGTACGTGGACGGCTCGACGACCGTGCCGCGCGTCTCGATCTCGTGGTTGACGTCGACCAGGATGTTGCCGCGCGCCACCAGCCGGCCCAGATCGCCGCTGAAGTCGACGCGGCCCGGGTTGTTCACGCTCTCGAAGTAGTTGTTCTCCACCACCAGGCCGGCGTTCATCGCGGAGACGATGCAGTAGCTGGCGTTGCGGCAGTAGTTGTTGAACACGTGCACCGGCTCGCCGAACCGCACCCGCGGATTGCGCTGGTCGGAGCCGTCGAAGAAGTTGTGGTGGTACGTGACCCGCAGCCGCCCGACGTCCTGCGCCGCGTTCTCGTCGTCGTGCCCGAGCAGCATGGTCTTGTCGTGGTCGTGCGTGCGGTTCCAGCTCACCGTGATGAAGTCGGAGCCGCGCTTGATGTCGACCAGGCCGTCGTCCCCACAGCACAGGTCGTTGTGGTCGATCCACACGTGGTGCGTGAACATCTGCACGTTGATCGCGTCGTCGGTGGCACCGCTGAACCGCAGGTTCCGGATGATCACGTTGTGCACCGCGTCGGCCGGCGGGGAGGTCACGTCGTCGTCCACCGGCAGCCCGATGTTCAGCCCGCCGCCGCGGATCTCGGCCGTGGCGCCCAGCCCGATCAGCGTCTTGTCCGAGGTCACCTGGTGCATGCCGTCCGAGCTGCCGGTGGGCAGCGTGATCGCACCCTGGACCTGGATCGTGTACGGCCCGGTGCGCGACAGGTAGTCGATCAGCGTGTCCGCGGTGCCGACCGTGACCGTCGGGCCGCCGGCGCCGCCGGTGGTGCCGTTCTGCCCGAGCGCGTTCACGGACGCGAACCCGATGGGCGAGGACTCCGCCATGGGTACGGGCCCGGCGTGGGCGCCACCGGTCGTGGCGACGAGGAACGCGGCCGTGACGAGCGCGACGACCGGCCGGAGACGTGTTCTGGACATGGGTCTGCCTTCCGTGCGAGCGGAGGCTCAGGTGGCAGACCCTGAGACGGAACCCGAATCTAAGCCGGGTCGTCGATCCGTGTCAATCGATGCGAAAACTGTCGTACCCCGGTGTTTGACTGCGGACATGATTCTCGTACTGGGGCCCGGCGGCACGGTCGGGCGACGTGTGGTGGCGCGGCTGCGCGCCACCGGTTCCGAGGTGCGGCCGGCGTCCCGGTCCGCGCCGTCCCGTTTCGACTGGTCCGCGCCGGCGACGTGGGAGCCCGCGGTCACCGGCGCGAGCGCGATGTTCCTGATGGCACCGGACGGCGTGCCCGTCGATCCGGAGCTGGTCGCGCTGGCCGCCCGGTCCGGCGTGCGGCGCGTCGTGCTGCTCTCCAGCCGCTCGATCGACGTGATGGGCGACGACCGGCTGCTCGCGGCCGAGCGCGCCGTCCGCGACGGCGGCACCGAGTGGACCGTCGTGCGCGCCGACTGGTTCGACCAGAATTTCGACGAGGGCTTCCTCCGCCCGGCCGTGGCGGCGGGCACGGTGGCGATCCCGGTCGGCGGCGTGCGCCAGACGTTCGTGGACGCCGGTGACATCGCCGCCGTCGCGGTCGCCGCGCTCACCGGTGACGGCCACGCGGGCGCGACCTACGAGGTGACCGGCCCGGAGGCGCTCTCGTTCGGCGAGGCCTGTGCGATCGTCGCCACGGCCTCCGGCCGCGAGGTGCGCTTCGACGGTACGGAGGGGGCGTACCGTGCCGCGATGTCCTCCTTCGGCGTTCCCGCCGATCAGATCGCGCGAGACGTGGCCGCGTTCGCCGCGCTGGCCGCCCAGGGCGACTCCGTTCCGCTGGACACGGTGGAGCGCGTCACCGGCCGCCCACCGAAGCGCTTCGCGGACTACGCGGCCGACGCCGGGTGGTGAGCCGGCAGCGCGTCGATCGCGGCGATCAGGCGTTCGCGCAGCGGCCGGGCCCGCGCGGCGAAGCTCCGCTGCGCGGCGGCGTACTCGGCACGGCCCTCCGGCGTCTCGATCCGCACCGGCGGGTAGCCGAGCGCCGCCAGGTCGTACGGGCTGGCCCGCATGTCCAGGCTCCGCACGTCGCAGGCCAGCTCGAACGCGTCCGCCACCAGCTCCGACTCCACCAGCGGGCCGAGTTTGTAGGCCCACTTGTAGACGTCCATGTTCGCGTGCAGGCAGCCGGGCTGCTCCAGCTCGGTCTGCCGCTCGCGGGTCGGCTGCAGCACGTTCAGCGGACGGGCCGGTGCGGTGAAGAACCGGAACGCGTCGAAGTGGCTGCACCGCACGCCGCGCTCCTCCACCAGGGCCGCGGTGTCGTCCGGCGACAGGCGCAGCGGCCACGCGTTGTGCCGCACCTCCTCCTGCGTCTGCCGGTAGACCATGGCCCACTCGTGCATGCCGAAGCAGCCGAACTGCGCCGGCCGTGCCGCGGTCGCGGCCAGCAGCGCCCGGATCCACGCCACCGACTCGCCGCGCTTGGCCAGGAACGCGTCGTGGTCGAAGGCCGGCCCGCTCTCCAGCGTCACGCCGTAGCCGGGATGCCAGCGCCGCAGCTGCGCCGGCCGCAGCGAGTAGTACGAGAACAGGAAGTCCAGCACCGGGTGCTTGACGCCACGGCGGCGCCGCTCGAGGTGCGGCACGATCCACGCGTCGACGCGCGCCTCGTGCGCGGCCTCCCGGGCGCGCCAGGTCCGCTCGTCGAGAAGGGGCATCCATCAAGCGTAGGACGATGGGTTGCATGATGATGAGACGGGCCGTGGCGGCCGACCTCCCGGCGATCGTGGAGTTGCTGGCCGACGACGAGCAGGGGCGGAAGCGGGAGACGGTGGCAGACCTCACTCCGTACCGCCGGGCCTTCGAGCTCCTGGACGCCGATCCGGCGCAACTGCTGGTGGTGGCGGAACTCGACGGTGTGATCGTGGGCACGCTGCACCTGACGGTCATCCCCGGCTTGGCGCACCGCGGCCGCACCCGCGGGCTGGTCGAGGCGGTGCGGATCGCGTCGGACCGGCGTGGCCAGGGGCTGGGCGCCGAGCTGATGCGCTGGACCGTCGACGAGGCGAAGCGGCGCGGGTGCTCGCTGGTGCAGCTCACCTCGCACGGCCGGCGCACGGCGGCGCACCGCTTCTACGAACGGCTCGGCTTCACGCCCAGCCACGTCGGTTTCAAGCTGGAGATTTAGGCTCGACGGCATGCGCTTTGCTCGTTTCGTTCACGCCGGTGGGGTGTCGTTCGGAGTGGTCGAGGGCGAGGCCGGCGCCGGCCTCGCCGGACTGACCGTCGCCGAGATCGACCGGACCCCCTTCGAGCCGGTCACGTTCACCGGAAAGCGGTGGGCCGTCGCCGACGTCCACCTGCTCGCCCCGATCTTCTCCAGCAAGGTGATCGGCATCGGCCGCAACTACGCCGATCACGCCGCCGAGCTGGGGAACGCGGTTCCCAAGGAGCCGCTGATGTTCCTCAAGCCGTCGTCGTCCGTGATCGGACCGAACGACACGATCCGCCTGCCCGTGCAGTCCCAGCAGGTCGAGCACGAGGCCGAGCTGGCCGTGGTGATCGGCGGCACCGGCCCGGTCAGCCGGATCGACCGCCGTGACGCCGACAAGGTCATCTTCGGCTACACCTGCGCGAACGACGTCACCGCCCGTGACCTCCAGAAGAACGACGTGCAGTTCACCCGCGCCAAGGGCTTCGACTCGTTCTGCCCGGTCGGCCCGTGGATCGAGACCCGGCTCGACGTCTCCGACCTGGAGGTGCGCTGCGAGGTCGGGCGCGCCAACGAGGTCCGCGAGGTGCGCCAGCTCGGCCGCACCAAAGACATGGTCTTCGATGTGCCGTCCCTGGTGTCGTACGTCTCGCACGTGATGTCGCTGCTGCCCGGCGACATCATCCTCACCGGTACGCCCGCCGGCGTCTCCACCATCACGGACGGTGACATCGTCTCGGTCCAGATCGAGGGCATCGGCGAGCTGAACAACCCGGTCGCGGCGCGCTGACCTGCATCGGGATGCCGCCCGGCGGGCGCGCGGGGAATATGCCCGAACGCCGGGCGGCGGCCCGATTTGGCGGGCACCATGGGGTCAGGTAAAGTTCTTTCCGGCGCCGCAAGCGCCGATGGGGTATGGGGTAATTGGCAGCCCGACTGATTCTGGTTCAGTTAGTCTAGGTTCGAGTCCTGGTACCCCAGCAACGTAACCCGAAAGGGTCACGAAGCTGGATCTGGTAAGGTTCCAGCGGCCGCCAGCCAAGGCGGCTCGGCAAGAGAGCAGGGCAGGCAGGGCCAAGCAAACCAGCTTGGAGAGCCTGGTAAGGTAGTAAGAGCAAGATCAAGAAAGTCCGAGGTCCCGTCGTCTAGCGGCCTAGGACGCCGCCCTCTCAAGGCGGTAGCGAGGGTTCGAATCCCTTCGGGACTACATCGAGGCCCGTCTCACGACAGTGAGGCGGGCCTTTCCCTTTCTCCCATCTTTCCCGATCATGCACGGTCGAGTGGCATCTTTCGGAAAGAAAGACCCGCCATTGCTGCGAGTCGCCGGCCGAACCCCTCACCCGGCCGGATGCGCCGGCTTCGAACGCCTGAGGCGCCGGTCCCGCACGGCTTCCGGCGCGGCCGGTTTTGTGCGGTTGTAGGGGTCGCCGGTTTGTGCGGTTGCCGTCGTGGCCGGTTGTCGACGTTTCCGGCGCGGCGGGTCTTGCGGGGTTGCCGGGGCGGCTGACTTCCGGCCGGTTGCCGACGGTTTCCGGCGCGGCGGATTCGCGCGGTTGTTGGGGTGTCCGGCTTCCGGCGCGGCGGTTGTGCGCGGCAGCCAGGGCTGCCGGTTCTGGACGGCCTCCGGCGTGGCCGGCTTTGCGCGGTAAACGAGGGGCAGCCCGCTCCGCACGGATACCGGCCCGGCCGGCCAGCTGGCTGTCTAATCGGCCACGCAGTCAACAGCTGTCGTCGGCGGCGTGCGGGACGTGAGTGCGGTCACCCGGTTGCGGTCCGCGGCGCGTTCGCGGGTGGACCGCTTGCAGAAAGCCGCGTGGTCTTGCATTTTCACGGCGATCCGGCTGCGGCCCGCCGAAGCCACCGTGGTTCTACGCGTTGTCCCGCCACGTGGACCCCCGGACAAGGCCCGGACCGCCCGCCGCCTTTCTCGACGCCGCGTCTCGCGGGAGAGGCCGGACCGCACGCCTCGATCACGGCGAAGGATTCGCATCCCGCGACCGGGTCTGTACTCCGCACGGTCGCGGCGTCGCGCCGGCCTGCACGACCGATGACGACGTCA
It encodes:
- a CDS encoding pectate lyase family protein, giving the protein MSRTRLRPVVALVTAAFLVATTGGAHAGPVPMAESSPIGFASVNALGQNGTTGGAGGPTVTVGTADTLIDYLSRTGPYTIQVQGAITLPTGSSDGMHQVTSDKTLIGLGATAEIRGGGLNIGLPVDDDVTSPPADAVHNVIIRNLRFSGATDDAINVQMFTHHVWIDHNDLCCGDDGLVDIKRGSDFITVSWNRTHDHDKTMLLGHDDENAAQDVGRLRVTYHHNFFDGSDQRNPRVRFGEPVHVFNNYCRNASYCIVSAMNAGLVVENNYFESVNNPGRVDFSGDLGRLVARGNILVDVNHEIETRGTVVEPSTYYSYRLDPAADVPAIVSAGAGVGKI
- a CDS encoding M16 family metallopeptidase, with protein sequence MTLVSERPGTGAPRPYVFPRIVRREVAGGRVIAAHLPGQALSVATLLLDGGAGHEPAGREGLASVVAKALEEGTATRDATAYALALEGLGAELSTSADWDTFLVGTSAPAHLLPRALELVAEAARTPALRPEDVERVRDDEVTGLKMDWASPGPRADAALRADLFGAGHRYGRPLHGDPESVAAVTVDDVLAFHRTWLTRPGVLIVVGDLDVLDLDALAATAFAGTTPAPFSSDGPLDVPVADSRRILLVDRPGSVQSTLRLGHRAPHRAHPDYVPMTLTGTVLGGAFTSRLNHLIREVRGYTYGIRGDFGLARRFGRLLISAGVQTKFTAPALVDTIGEMSRTRSGGVTEDELAVARSWRAGQLSVEMQTPGAIAGALTTLVVHGLPDDYYPRLRESLLSATVDEVSAAAATHLHPEGLTMVVEGDAALIRDDLVATGLGEVVDA
- a CDS encoding M16 family metallopeptidase, which translates into the protein MPSANAPGGTGTGYPWPIETTRLGNGLRVVVSEDRSAPVVAVNLWYDVGSRHEPEGQTGFAHLFEHLMFEGSAHVAKTEHMKLIQGSGGSLNATTNPDRTNYFETVPAEHLELALWLEADRMGGLVPALTQETLDNQREVVKNERRQRYENVPYGDAWLRLLPLLYPAGHPYHHSTIGSMEDLNAADLATFQAFHTTYYRPNNAVLTVTGDAGAAEVFALAEKYFGAIEAGEVPPPPDSALPGGLPEPAREVVRSDVPAPRFYLSHRTAPFGTREYDVITVLAGVLGNGRGSRLYRRLVDEARLAQPDNVGAYGVDLAHAPAPLIVSATAKDGVDADALEAGLTGVLDELAAGDITDEEIERAKALLTTQWWRQVSTAGGRSDLLGRYATQLGDPAAIRDQLPSWLSVTRDELAAAAATLTAGSRVTLVYLPSEPAEENDK
- a CDS encoding NmrA family transcriptional regulator, with product MILVLGPGGTVGRRVVARLRATGSEVRPASRSAPSRFDWSAPATWEPAVTGASAMFLMAPDGVPVDPELVALAARSGVRRVVLLSSRSIDVMGDDRLLAAERAVRDGGTEWTVVRADWFDQNFDEGFLRPAVAAGTVAIPVGGVRQTFVDAGDIAAVAVAALTGDGHAGATYEVTGPEALSFGEACAIVATASGREVRFDGTEGAYRAAMSSFGVPADQIARDVAAFAALAAQGDSVPLDTVERVTGRPPKRFADYAADAGW
- the cimA gene encoding citramalate synthase, producing the protein MEFQVFDTTLRDGAQREGISFSVADKLAVARLLDEFGVGFIEGGWPGAMPKDTEFFRRARDELDLTHAKLVAFGSTRKAGVDVADDPQIRALLDSEAPVVCLVAKSDIRHVERALRTTGDENLAMVRDSVAHFVANGRRVFLDCEHFFDGYRFDPDYTASVVRAALDAGAEVVVMCDTNGGMLPSRVTAAISDLTARLGIGAARLGIHCQNDTSCAVANTIAAVEAGVKHFQCTANGYGERPGNADLFAVVSNLQLKLGLPVLPDGCLEKAVRVAHGIAEIANIAPDTHQAYVGAAAFAHKAGLHASAIKVDPVLYNHVDPAVVGNDMRILVTEMAGRASIELKSRELGVDLAGQPEALSRVTKRVKELEADGWSFEAADASFELLVRSELPGAEPARPFSLESYRVIVEHREDGAVISEATVKLRVGDRRVIATAEGNGPVNALDEALRQALSAHYPALATFELADYKVRILEGSHGTSAVTRVLVGTKAAADGGWTTVGVHENVVEASWHALVDALTYGVNHATASLTR
- a CDS encoding endonuclease/exonuclease/phosphatase family protein; translated protein: MSVDLSRKTSLLTTLCWVAAVPCAVWALVRALGLDYGPIIQLIAFTPYVTGGTLVVAALTLALRRWWAAGLAVLAAVALTAMVLPRALPDPDRGAGGGPALRVMATNVLGGGADLDALMELIRGHQVDVLAIQEFTPEVEAGLESRGLAAILPYRQLNPIFSAAGSALYSRYPMTDAGVREHPSEFTQAYGTLTVPGAVPVVAESVHPMAPWGAPVLDDWRVDLHNEPRATPDGPPRILLGDFNSTLDHSPLRDLIASGYRDAADATGKGLTGTWPYDGSPIPPVQLDHVLVDERIRVESMEILDLPGSDHRPVFAELSLPRAG
- a CDS encoding response regulator transcription factor, whose amino-acid sequence is MGSTADARAGASGRVLVADDDANVRRLLSMTLRAAGFEVLTAPDRVRAVAAAASARPDVVVLGLTVPGVADEMRASEAPPAVLFLTARQSPEQRPGEAAYLSKPFALADLVARVRALAG
- a CDS encoding pectate lyase family protein codes for the protein MRRRTLLTAAAATPIAAALPGLALPGAAHAAESAPTGFASLGTGTTGGAGGTVVTATHADQFLEYIDTVGPLVIQVNGLIEISSKQGVRPNKTIIGIGTNGRINGGGLDLYRSYNVIVRNLLFTNAEDDAINVGQESHHVWIDHNTFRDAVDGSIDVVRGADFVTVSWNHFDHSDKSMLISHSDGAAGTDVGHLRVSIHHNWFDNSRQRHPRVRFGEPVHVYNNYFLNNELYGAASTENAGLVVEGNYFENVPYPLFSASGYADSGPGRAVARNNTLVNSGPLETSGSVVEPSTYYAYTLDAPSSVPALVRAGAGYGRV